In Flammeovirgaceae bacterium 311, one DNA window encodes the following:
- a CDS encoding NAD-dependent epimerase/dehydratase (COG0702 Predicted nucleoside-diphosphate-sugar epimerases) encodes MKKVLLFGATGNIGQAIAREVLEKGYKLSIVVRNKRKAELLNGLPSKYIVADITDPGSLAGISRGQDIVISAVGKSVSPNDKSKQTFHEVDFMGNANVLQEAQASGVKKFIYVSAFHSERYLHLNYCKVHHDFAELLQRSGINYSIIKPPAVFSAFVDMIEMAKKGRLITIGAGDKKTNPIYEGDLAKVCVDSIKHPKAVIEVGGKMIYTRHELNELVQNAVNPKKKVRHIPPGLMITALPLIRLFDKNMYDKFSFFIEVTQQDTVAPQLGEMRFEDYIRSKVNAWKK; translated from the coding sequence CTATCGCCAGGGAAGTCCTGGAAAAAGGATACAAACTGTCTATCGTTGTGCGGAATAAACGTAAAGCAGAACTGTTAAATGGTCTTCCTTCCAAATATATCGTAGCGGATATTACTGACCCAGGTTCGTTAGCGGGCATATCCCGTGGACAGGATATCGTAATTTCAGCGGTTGGCAAAAGTGTTTCTCCCAATGATAAGAGTAAGCAAACATTTCATGAGGTAGATTTTATGGGCAACGCCAATGTTCTGCAGGAAGCCCAAGCAAGTGGCGTGAAAAAGTTTATTTATGTTTCTGCTTTTCACTCCGAAAGGTACCTACATTTAAACTATTGCAAAGTTCACCATGACTTTGCTGAATTGTTGCAGCGTTCAGGAATAAACTATTCAATCATTAAACCCCCGGCAGTATTTAGTGCCTTTGTAGATATGATAGAAATGGCTAAGAAGGGGCGGCTAATTACGATAGGTGCTGGCGATAAAAAAACCAATCCAATTTATGAAGGCGACTTAGCCAAAGTTTGTGTGGATTCCATCAAGCATCCCAAAGCTGTAATTGAAGTTGGGGGTAAAATGATATATACCAGGCATGAACTAAATGAGCTAGTACAAAATGCTGTTAATCCGAAAAAGAAGGTTCGACACATTCCGCCAGGTTTAATGATAACAGCGCTCCCCCTGATCAGGCTGTTTGATAAAAACATGTATGACAAGTTTTCCTTTTTTATTGAAGTAACGCAGCAGGATACAGTAGCGCCTCAACTAGGAGAAATGAGGTTCGAAGACTATATCAGGAGCAAAGTAAATGCATGGAAGAAGTAG
- a CDS encoding DNA-binding domain-containing protein (COG2207 AraC-type DNA-binding domain-containing proteins) — translation MIREVLHHITHHLDEEISLEKLAQLSGYSPFHLHRMLKEELSEPIGNYIKQQRIGTAAYLLSLTQVPVSQIKFLVGYSNDSAFSRAFKDIMKCSPKAYREDNQFKNSIAALEGYLSLKSKTVVLSNPQALLFPSLGNYFFPDTYKVWKDVKEYLQVSGLREDDFEYYGILYGCQTVNPGLNRYDAAILPKPGVHLPKNKFFQSQLSAGKFASYTFCCAFEELKNSCLLIGKHLAEQSGLQHRNDVSYFKYHSLPDGEKLDNLLIDWLLPVQ, via the coding sequence ATGATCAGGGAAGTACTGCACCACATCACCCATCATCTCGATGAGGAAATTTCGCTGGAAAAGCTCGCGCAGCTAAGTGGTTATTCGCCTTTCCACTTGCATCGAATGCTGAAGGAGGAGCTGAGTGAACCCATCGGCAATTACATAAAACAACAACGGATAGGTACGGCAGCATACCTGCTGTCACTTACCCAGGTGCCGGTATCGCAAATAAAGTTTTTGGTTGGTTACTCTAATGATAGTGCTTTTTCCAGAGCTTTCAAGGATATCATGAAATGCTCACCTAAAGCCTATCGGGAGGATAACCAGTTTAAAAACAGCATTGCAGCCTTAGAGGGGTATCTTTCCCTAAAATCAAAAACAGTTGTACTTTCAAATCCACAGGCCTTGCTTTTTCCCAGCCTGGGCAATTACTTCTTCCCTGATACCTACAAGGTCTGGAAGGACGTAAAAGAATATCTGCAGGTGAGCGGGCTCAGGGAAGATGATTTTGAATACTATGGCATTCTATATGGCTGCCAGACGGTTAATCCCGGCCTAAACCGGTACGATGCAGCCATACTGCCAAAGCCTGGGGTTCATCTGCCTAAAAATAAGTTTTTTCAGAGCCAGTTGTCGGCAGGCAAATTTGCCAGCTATACCTTTTGCTGCGCGTTCGAAGAACTGAAGAACAGCTGCCTGCTTATAGGCAAACATCTCGCCGAACAATCAGGCCTGCAGCATCGTAATGATGTATCTTATTTTAAGTATCACAGCCTTCCCGACGGAGAAAAGCTCGATAACCTACTGATCGACTGGCTGCTGCC